Part of the Sphingomonadaceae bacterium OTU29LAMAA1 genome, GCCGAACGGTCCTCCTCCCCCGCTGAAGCGAGGGAGGAATGAGAAGCGGGTTCCGGGGCGTCCCAATTCCTCCCCCGCGAGGGGGAGGTGGCGCCGCGTAGCGGTGACGGAGGGGGAGGTAGGCGACGCATCTGGTCGCTTGCGGAAACGTCCCCTCCACCAGCTTCGCTGGTCCCCCTCCCCCGCTGCGCGAGGAAGGAATACGAAAAACAGCCGCATCACTGCACCACCGGGCCGTCGCTGGTGTCCACCCTCGCCTGCACAGACATGCCGGGGCGGAGGCGCTGGATCAGGGCCTGGCCGGGGTCGATGCGGATGCGGACCGCTATGCGCTGCGGGACCTTGGTGAAGTTGCCGGTGGCGTTGTCGGCCTTCAGTACCGCGAACTCCGATCCGGCGGCGGGTGAGATGCGCTCGATGCGGCCGCGGAGCGTCGCGTTGGCGAGGCCATCGACGGTGAAGCTGGCGGGTTGGCCGACCGTCATGCGCGCGGTCTGGGCTTCCTTGAAATTGGCGATGACCCAGGTTTCGGGGGGAACGAGGAACATCAATTGCGAGCCGGCGGTGACGTACTGGCCGACGCGGACGCCGACTTCGCTGAGGCGGCCGCTTTCGGGTGCGCGGATGACGGTGTTGGCGAGGTCGATCTGAGCGAGGCGGCGCGCGGCTTCGGCACCAGAGACGCCGGCACGCTGACCGCCACGGCCGACCTGTACGGTGCGGATATCCTGTTGCGCGATCTGGCGGGCGGCGTTCGCCTGCTGCACCGCGGCCTGCGCCTGACGGAGCGCGGCGAGCGTCTGGTCGCGCTCGCGCTGGCTGACCGAGCCGTCGGTGACGAGGTCGTTGACGCGGTTCATGTCGGCCTGCGCGCGCATCAGCTGCGCCTCGGCGTTGGCGACGGCGGCGGTCTGCGCGGCGAGGCTGGCGGTGCGGCTGCGTTCGGATTGCTGCGCGTTGGCGAGCGTCGCCTGCTGCGCGTCGACCTGCGCGGTCGCCTGATCGACGCGCTGGCGGTAGATGCGGTCGTCGATCTGGACGAGCGGCTGGCCTGCCGTCACGTCGGCGAAATCGCGGACGTAGACCTGCGTGACGTAGCCGGACACCTGCGGCGCGATCACCGTGGTACGGCCGCGGACATAGGCGTTGTCGGTCGATTGATAGGCGTTGGCGAAGGGCGGCAGACGCCACGCCGCGAGCACCGCGAGCACGCCGCCGATCGCCAGCGCGACGATGACGAACAGCGCGGTGCGGCTGGGCGGCTGCGGTCGCCAGCCGGAACCCGCGGGGGCGCTGGGCGGGGTGACGGGCGCGGCGGCTTGCGCTTCTTCGGTGGCGGGCGTCGGATCGACGGGGCTGCGGGTGTCGGTCATGCTGGGGTCCCGGCGAGGGCGGCGCGACGTTCCCGGCGCGCACGGCGGATCATGAGGAAGACGAGATAGCAGAAGGTCAGCGCGGCGAGGACGGCGACCAGCCGGAACACGTCGTCGTAGGCGAGGACGTTGGCTTCGCGGGTGGCGGTCTGCGACAGGATCGCGCCGCCCTCCGCGCTGCGCAGCGCCGGATCGCCGACGACGCGCGACACCGCCGCGCCGCCGGCTTGCAGGCGTTGCGCGACGATCGGGTCGGTGGGGTCGATCGCCTGCACCAGCGCGGCGCTGTTCGCCTTCTCGCGGATCACCTGATAGCTGCCGAGCAGGGCGGTGCCGGCGAGGCCGCCGATCGAATTGATCATGCCGAACAGCGCGATGAAGCTGATGATGTGGC contains:
- a CDS encoding HlyD family secretion protein; its protein translation is MTDTRSPVDPTPATEEAQAAAPVTPPSAPAGSGWRPQPPSRTALFVIVALAIGGVLAVLAAWRLPPFANAYQSTDNAYVRGRTTVIAPQVSGYVTQVYVRDFADVTAGQPLVQIDDRIYRQRVDQATAQVDAQQATLANAQQSERSRTASLAAQTAAVANAEAQLMRAQADMNRVNDLVTDGSVSQRERDQTLAALRQAQAAVQQANAARQIAQQDIRTVQVGRGGQRAGVSGAEAARRLAQIDLANTVIRAPESGRLSEVGVRVGQYVTAGSQLMFLVPPETWVIANFKEAQTARMTVGQPASFTVDGLANATLRGRIERISPAAGSEFAVLKADNATGNFTKVPQRIAVRIRIDPGQALIQRLRPGMSVQARVDTSDGPVVQ